The nucleotide sequence CCGCTATTTTTGTGGGGATTCCTTTGTTGGCAGCTTTGTCCGTCACGCATGGCTTTTTGCCACCGCATCCTTCACCGGCAGCATTGGTAGCTCAGTTTGATGCCAATATGGGATTGACCCTATTGTACGGGATTATAATTGCCATTCCCACTATTTTGGTGGCGGGGCCTTGGTTTGCTCAATTCCTTAAGAAAATACCTTCGCATCCATTAGAAACCTTTCGTGCTAGTCCAAAGCCAGAAGAAGAGCTTCCTAGCGTATTAAATAGTTTTTTTTCAGCCTTATTGCCGGTTGCCTTATTGATTGGGACGACTATTTTGGCCTTGAAAGTGCCTGAGAATAGCTTTTGGTATCCATATATAATATTTGTGGCTGATCCTGGAATGGTTATGTTAATTTCACTGATAGTGGCTACATTTACCTTGGGCTTGGGGATGAAGGTGGAGATGAAGGAATTGATGGAGCAATACGTTCGGGCGGTGAAGGATGTTTCTATGATTATCCTGATTATTGCTGGAGCTGGAGCCTTGAAACAAGTCTTGTTGGATAGTGGAGTGAGTCAGGTAATCGCAGATTCCTTGGAAACTTGGGATGTACACCCCTTATTGCTGGCTTGGATCATTACAGCAGTAATTAGAGTTTGCGTGGGTTCGGCAACTGTCGCTGGGCTGACCACGGCAGGTATTATCGCTCCTTTAATCCATGACTCTGGAGTGGACCCAAATTTGGTGGTATTATCAATAGGGGCCGGTAGTTTGATGTTTTCTCATTTTAATGATGCAGGGTTCTGGATGTACAAGGAGTTTTTTAATGTAAGTATTAAGGATACCATTAAGTCTTGGTCATTGATGGAGACCATTGTGGCGGTTGTGGGGTTGATAGGGGTTATGACTTTAGATTGGCTTTTGTTCTAGAAAAATTTATGTCCCAATAGAGGGATCAACAATAAAATATACAATAGATGTCTGCGGAAGAGAATTTTAATAAGCTAGGGCTAAGCTTACCTCCGGCTCCCAAGCCTTTAGGGGTTTATAAGCCATGTTTGATCGATGGGAAATACCTATACCTTTCAGGTCATGGGACTGTGCAGGATGACGGAAGTCTTATTATGGGAAGGATAGGTTTGGATTTGGATATGGAAGAGGGAAAGTTGGCCGCTCGTCAAGTTGGTTTGGCGATGCTTTCTACCATTCGTGAAAATATGGGAAGTCTCAACAAAGTGAAGCGTGTGATTAAGGTGCTGGGGATGGTAAACTGTGTTTCGGATTTTGAAAGGCACCCTTATGTTATCAATGGGGTAAGTGAACTCTTTGCGGCTGTGTGGGGAGAGGAAAATGGCATAGGTGTTCGAAGTGCTGTAGGTTTTGGCTCCTTGCCTGATAATATTCCTGTAGAAGTGGAGGCAGTTTTTGAATTACATTAAAAATGCTTTTAGAAGACTTACAAAATTGGTATGATGTAAAGGGGATTGAAAAGATAGATTCACCGTCTTTGTTGGTGTATCCCAGAAGGGTAAAACAAAATATTAAAAGGGCTGTTAGTATGGCTGGAGGACCTGAATTCCTTCAGCCTCACGTCAAAACTTTCAAATGTCAAGAGGTGGTGCATTTGATGATGAATGAAGGTGTTTATAAGTTTAAGTGTTCTACTATAGCTGAAGCAGAAATGCTGGCCATGTCTGGAGCTAAAGAAGTTCTAATCGCTTACCCGATGGTAGGGCCAAAGGTGGATAGGATGGTCAAGTTGATTTTGGCTTATCAGGATACCCAGTTTTCTTGTCTGGTGGATTGTCCTGCCCAAGCGAAGCATCTTTCTGATCACACGCATTTGGCCGAGGTATATCTTCGGGTGTATCTGGACCTAAATGTAGGTACTGATCGTACTGGCATGAAACCAGGCAAAAACGCCGAGGCTCTTTATGACCTCTGTAAGTCAACCAGTCATTTGATCATAATGGGTTTGCATGTGTATGACGGGCATCTTCGGCAAATTGATATAAAGGAAAGAAGATTGGCGTGTAATGAGGCCTTTGAGCCGGTTCAGAAACTGGCTTCTAAAATGGAAAAGAAATATGGAAAGGAAGTTTCCATCATTGCTGGAGGAAGTCCTACGTTTCCTATCCACGCGAAAAGGGAGGGTGTGGTTTGTAGCCCAGGTACTTTTCCTTATTGGGACAGGGGCTATGCACTGAGCTTACCTGAGCAAAAATTTACCTATGCGGCAGTATTGATATGTCGAGTGATTTCAAGGCCCGCCAAAGATTTGATTTGTGTCGATCTGGGTTATAAGGCCGTAGCTTCTGAAGGACCGTTGGGGAATAGGGTTTGGTTTTTGGATTATCCAGATTTAGAGCCTGTCAGCCATAGCGAGGAGCATATGGTGCTCCGGGTACAAGAGGATATGGATCTGACGGTAGGGAAATTATTGTATGCTATACCTTATCATATTTGTCCCACTGTCGCGATGTATGATAGGGTCTTGTCCATAGAATATGAGAAAGTGTCAGAAAGATGGGTTACCAGTGCTAGACGTAGGAGAATAAATATTTGAAAATAATTTTAATAAGTGTCTTTAGACTTAGGATAGCGATTCCAAGGTGTATTGTAAGGTTGGACTTTAAGAGGGTTATTCAAGCTTTTTTAACAGTTCGATTGCACTCATTGTTGATTTGAAAAAAAATACCAAAATGATGTTTACCATTGATGCCCATTTGGATTTAAGTATGAATGCTTTGGAGTGGAACAGGGATTTGACCCAAAGTGTGGAAGCAATCAATAGAAGGGAGTGTGGGCTTGATGATAAACCAGACCGAGGAAAAGCCACAGTTTCCCTGCCTGCATTAAGGGAAGGAAATG is from Echinicola marina and encodes:
- a CDS encoding gluconate:H+ symporter, with product MTILYVLLSILLLVLLIVWAKINPFLAFLITSITAGFLLGIPVDQIAGSVQSGMGKLLGDLIIIITMGAMLGKVVAESGAAQRIASFLMRIFGKKYIHWAMMVTGLVVGIPLFYTVGFVLLVPLVFTVAYQFKLPAIFVGIPLLAALSVTHGFLPPHPSPAALVAQFDANMGLTLLYGIIIAIPTILVAGPWFAQFLKKIPSHPLETFRASPKPEEELPSVLNSFFSALLPVALLIGTTILALKVPENSFWYPYIIFVADPGMVMLISLIVATFTLGLGMKVEMKELMEQYVRAVKDVSMIILIIAGAGALKQVLLDSGVSQVIADSLETWDVHPLLLAWIITAVIRVCVGSATVAGLTTAGIIAPLIHDSGVDPNLVVLSIGAGSLMFSHFNDAGFWMYKEFFNVSIKDTIKSWSLMETIVAVVGLIGVMTLDWLLF
- a CDS encoding D-TA family PLP-dependent enzyme, with the protein product MLLEDLQNWYDVKGIEKIDSPSLLVYPRRVKQNIKRAVSMAGGPEFLQPHVKTFKCQEVVHLMMNEGVYKFKCSTIAEAEMLAMSGAKEVLIAYPMVGPKVDRMVKLILAYQDTQFSCLVDCPAQAKHLSDHTHLAEVYLRVYLDLNVGTDRTGMKPGKNAEALYDLCKSTSHLIIMGLHVYDGHLRQIDIKERRLACNEAFEPVQKLASKMEKKYGKEVSIIAGGSPTFPIHAKREGVVCSPGTFPYWDRGYALSLPEQKFTYAAVLICRVISRPAKDLICVDLGYKAVASEGPLGNRVWFLDYPDLEPVSHSEEHMVLRVQEDMDLTVGKLLYAIPYHICPTVAMYDRVLSIEYEKVSERWVTSARRRRINI
- a CDS encoding RidA family protein — encoded protein: MSAEENFNKLGLSLPPAPKPLGVYKPCLIDGKYLYLSGHGTVQDDGSLIMGRIGLDLDMEEGKLAARQVGLAMLSTIRENMGSLNKVKRVIKVLGMVNCVSDFERHPYVINGVSELFAAVWGEENGIGVRSAVGFGSLPDNIPVEVEAVFELH